The proteins below come from a single Pleuronectes platessa chromosome 3, fPlePla1.1, whole genome shotgun sequence genomic window:
- the pgm2 gene encoding phosphoglucomutase-2 isoform X2, whose protein sequence is MENGSTTTGDEDLDQAIGLWLQYDKNPKTVSMVQELVKDGAVEALKKGFSSRMEFGTAGLRAAMGPGISCMNDLTIIQTTQGFCHYLEESLENLKERGVVIGYDARAHPPSGGNSKRFASLAAAVFISRGVPVHLFSDIVPTPFVPFTVSHLGLCAGIMVTASHNPKQDNGYKVYWENGAQIVSPHDKGISKAIEENLEPWPESWNAEEALKSPLLKDPYQDVHTQYFKAIQKHCHHRDINKSSEVKIVHTSVHGVGHTFVQSAFKAFDLHPPYAVEEQKDPDPEFPTVKYPNPEEGKGVLTLSFSLAEREGATVVLANDPDADRLAIAEKQERQWRVFSGNELGALLGWWMFRCWKQQNSDADAVKNLYMLSSTVSSKILRAIALKEGFHFEETLTGFKWMGNRARELLDKGKSVVFAFEEAIGYMCSPCVLDKDGVSAAAIAGEMISYLATKNGSLSQQLTTVNEQYGYHISKNSYFICHDQDVIRSLFERLRKYPGQKDSYPSECGRFSISAVRDLTTGYDSNQPDKKAVLPTSSSSQMITFSFSNGCVATLRTSGTEPKIKYYTELCAAPGNSDVTHLKKELDDLVDAIVENFFEPQKNKLQPKPE, encoded by the exons ATGGAAAACGGCTCGACCACAACAGGGGACGAGGATCTGGACCAGGCGATCGGTCTGTGGCTGCAGTATGACAAG AACCCCAAGACGGTGTCTATGGTGCAGGAGCTGGTGAAGGACGGAGCAGTGGAGGCTCTGAAGAAGGGTTTCTCCTCCAGGATGGAGTTTGGTACGGCCGGCCTGAGAGCAGCCATGGGCCCTGGCATCTCATGTATGAATGACCTCACTATCATCCAGACCACACAG GGCTTCTGTCACTACCTGGAGGAGAGTCTTGAGAACCTAAAGGAGCGAGGGGTTGTGATTGGTTACGATGCCCGGGCCCACCCTCCCAGCGGGGGCAACAGCAAGCGCTTTGCCAGCCTGGCTGCGGCGGTCTTCATCAGTCGAGGGGTTCCTGTGCACCTCTTCTCTGACATCGTCCCGACGCCTTTTGTG ccTTTCACAGTTTCCCACCTGGGTCTGTGTGCTGGTATCATGGTGACTGCTTCTCACAACCCCAAACAGGACAACGGCTACAAG GTTTACTGGGAGAACGGTGCCCAGATTGTGTCTCCTCATGACAAAGGAATCTCTAAAGCCATAGAGGAGAACCTGGAGCCTTGGCCCGAGTCCTGGAACGCAGAGGAGGCCTTGAAGAGCCCTTTGCTCAAAGACCCCTACCAGGACGTCCACACGCAATATTTCAAAGCCATCCAGAAACACTGTCATCACAG GGACATAAACAAGAGTTCGGAGGTGAAAATAGTGCACACATCTGTGCACGGCGTTGGCCACACGTTTGTCCAGTCAGCTTTCAAGGCATTTGACCTCCACCCTCCGTACGCTGTAGAGGAACAGAAAGATCCGGACCCCGAGTTCCCCACAGTCAAATATCCCAATCCTGAGGAGGGGAAGGGAGTCCTG ACACTGTCGTTCTCACTGGCCGAGAGGGAGGGGGCCACCGTGGTTCTGGCGAATGATCCTGATGCTGATCGTCTGGCCATTGCCGAGAAGCaggagag ACAGTGGCGTGTGTTCAGCGGTAATGAGTTGGGAGCGCTGCTCGGTTGGTGGATGTTCCGCTGCTGGAAACAGCAGAACTCTGATGCCGATGCTGTTAAAAACCTCTACATGCTGTCGAGCACCGTCTCATCCAAGATACTGCGCGCCATCGCTCTCAAGGAAGGCTTCCACTTCGAG GAAACACTAACAGGATTCAAGTGGATGGGGAACAGAGCCAGAGAACTGTTGGACAAGGGGAAGAGTGTCGTCTTTGCTTTTGAAGAGGCCATag ggtaTATGTGTAGTCCCTGTGTATTGGACAAGGATGGAGTCAGTGCTGCTGCCATAGCAGGAGAGATGATTTCCTATCTGGCCACAAAGAACGGCAGCCTTTCTCAACAGCTCACGACTGTTAATGAACa GTATGGCTACCACATCAGTAAGAACTCCTACTTCATCTGCCACGACCAGGATGTGATTCGCTCCTTGTTCGAGCGCCTGCGCAAGTACCCTGGCCAGAAAGACTCGTATCCCAGCGAATGCGGTCGCTTCTCCATCTCTGCCGTGAGAGACCTGACCACCGGCTACGACAGCAACCAACCGGATAAGAAGGCT GTTCTTCCCACCTCCAGCTCAAGTCAGATGAtcaccttctccttctctaACGGATGCGTGGCCACCCTGAGGACCAGCGGCACTGAGCCAAAGATCAAATATTACACTGAGCTCTGTGCTGCTCCTGGTAACAG TGACGTGACGCACCTGAAGAAGGAGCTGGACGACTTGGTTGATGCCATCGTTGAAAACTTCTTCGAGCCGCAGAAAAACAAGTTGCAGCCCAAACCAGAGTAG
- the pgm2 gene encoding phosphoglucomutase-2 isoform X1 encodes MENGSTTTGDEDLDQAIGLWLQYDKNPKTVSMVQELVKDGAVEALKKGFSSRMEFGTAGLRAAMGPGISCMNDLTIIQTTQGFCHYLEESLENLKERGVVIGYDARAHPPSGGNSKRFASLAAAVFISRGVPVHLFSDIVPTPFVPFTVSHLGLCAGIMVTASHNPKQDNGYKVYWENGAQIVSPHDKGISKAIEENLEPWPESWNAEEALKSPLLKDPYQDVHTQYFKAIQKHCHHRDINKSSEVKIVHTSVHGVGHTFVQSAFKAFDLHPPYAVEEQKDPDPEFPTVKYPNPEEGKGVLTLSFSLAEREGATVVLANDPDADRLAIAEKQESGQWRVFSGNELGALLGWWMFRCWKQQNSDADAVKNLYMLSSTVSSKILRAIALKEGFHFEETLTGFKWMGNRARELLDKGKSVVFAFEEAIGYMCSPCVLDKDGVSAAAIAGEMISYLATKNGSLSQQLTTVNEQYGYHISKNSYFICHDQDVIRSLFERLRKYPGQKDSYPSECGRFSISAVRDLTTGYDSNQPDKKAVLPTSSSSQMITFSFSNGCVATLRTSGTEPKIKYYTELCAAPGNSDVTHLKKELDDLVDAIVENFFEPQKNKLQPKPE; translated from the exons ATGGAAAACGGCTCGACCACAACAGGGGACGAGGATCTGGACCAGGCGATCGGTCTGTGGCTGCAGTATGACAAG AACCCCAAGACGGTGTCTATGGTGCAGGAGCTGGTGAAGGACGGAGCAGTGGAGGCTCTGAAGAAGGGTTTCTCCTCCAGGATGGAGTTTGGTACGGCCGGCCTGAGAGCAGCCATGGGCCCTGGCATCTCATGTATGAATGACCTCACTATCATCCAGACCACACAG GGCTTCTGTCACTACCTGGAGGAGAGTCTTGAGAACCTAAAGGAGCGAGGGGTTGTGATTGGTTACGATGCCCGGGCCCACCCTCCCAGCGGGGGCAACAGCAAGCGCTTTGCCAGCCTGGCTGCGGCGGTCTTCATCAGTCGAGGGGTTCCTGTGCACCTCTTCTCTGACATCGTCCCGACGCCTTTTGTG ccTTTCACAGTTTCCCACCTGGGTCTGTGTGCTGGTATCATGGTGACTGCTTCTCACAACCCCAAACAGGACAACGGCTACAAG GTTTACTGGGAGAACGGTGCCCAGATTGTGTCTCCTCATGACAAAGGAATCTCTAAAGCCATAGAGGAGAACCTGGAGCCTTGGCCCGAGTCCTGGAACGCAGAGGAGGCCTTGAAGAGCCCTTTGCTCAAAGACCCCTACCAGGACGTCCACACGCAATATTTCAAAGCCATCCAGAAACACTGTCATCACAG GGACATAAACAAGAGTTCGGAGGTGAAAATAGTGCACACATCTGTGCACGGCGTTGGCCACACGTTTGTCCAGTCAGCTTTCAAGGCATTTGACCTCCACCCTCCGTACGCTGTAGAGGAACAGAAAGATCCGGACCCCGAGTTCCCCACAGTCAAATATCCCAATCCTGAGGAGGGGAAGGGAGTCCTG ACACTGTCGTTCTCACTGGCCGAGAGGGAGGGGGCCACCGTGGTTCTGGCGAATGATCCTGATGCTGATCGTCTGGCCATTGCCGAGAAGCaggagag CGGACAGTGGCGTGTGTTCAGCGGTAATGAGTTGGGAGCGCTGCTCGGTTGGTGGATGTTCCGCTGCTGGAAACAGCAGAACTCTGATGCCGATGCTGTTAAAAACCTCTACATGCTGTCGAGCACCGTCTCATCCAAGATACTGCGCGCCATCGCTCTCAAGGAAGGCTTCCACTTCGAG GAAACACTAACAGGATTCAAGTGGATGGGGAACAGAGCCAGAGAACTGTTGGACAAGGGGAAGAGTGTCGTCTTTGCTTTTGAAGAGGCCATag ggtaTATGTGTAGTCCCTGTGTATTGGACAAGGATGGAGTCAGTGCTGCTGCCATAGCAGGAGAGATGATTTCCTATCTGGCCACAAAGAACGGCAGCCTTTCTCAACAGCTCACGACTGTTAATGAACa GTATGGCTACCACATCAGTAAGAACTCCTACTTCATCTGCCACGACCAGGATGTGATTCGCTCCTTGTTCGAGCGCCTGCGCAAGTACCCTGGCCAGAAAGACTCGTATCCCAGCGAATGCGGTCGCTTCTCCATCTCTGCCGTGAGAGACCTGACCACCGGCTACGACAGCAACCAACCGGATAAGAAGGCT GTTCTTCCCACCTCCAGCTCAAGTCAGATGAtcaccttctccttctctaACGGATGCGTGGCCACCCTGAGGACCAGCGGCACTGAGCCAAAGATCAAATATTACACTGAGCTCTGTGCTGCTCCTGGTAACAG TGACGTGACGCACCTGAAGAAGGAGCTGGACGACTTGGTTGATGCCATCGTTGAAAACTTCTTCGAGCCGCAGAAAAACAAGTTGCAGCCCAAACCAGAGTAG